From the Vibrio tubiashii ATCC 19109 genome, the window TTGATTCCTTTAATATCAGTTACGCCTTCATCAATCGCTAACTTCCTAATTTTCTTGTCTGAAATCCCATGACAAAGACATACGAACATAAAAAATACTTCCACTTACCACTTGCGAGAATAAATATAAACAAGAATTGTTATCGTTACCAGTTGTATTGAGAGAATCATCAGAACATTTTGTTATATCTGTCTAGCGAGAGATGAAGAGTATCAAGGACTTAAACAGCAGAGAAATGAGCATAAAAAAATGATTAAGCCTTTTCAGTAAGTTAGAGGAGTTAAAGCACACCAATCCTTATAACCAAAAACGAAAAAGGGAAGCCGAAGCTTCCCTTTTCTAATGCGCGTTCTTCAAAAAAGAAGAAGTGTGCAAGATTTCAATTAATTCCGAAGAATTAGTCGAAGATCTTAGCAACAACACCAGCACCAACTGTACGGCCACCTTCGCGGATTGCGAAACGTAGACCTTCGTCCATCGCGATTGGAGCGATTAGTTCAACAGTCATCTTGATGTTATCGCCTGGCATTACCATTTCTACGCCTTCTGGTAGCTCGATGTTACCAGTTACGTCAGTTGTACGGAAGTAGAACTGTGGACGGTAGCCTTTGAAGAATGGAGTGTGACGACCACCTTCATCTTTAGACAGTACGTATACTTCTGATTCGAACTTAGTGTGTGGGTTGATTGACTTAGGAGCCGCTAGTACTTGACCACGCTCTACTTCGTCACGCTTAGTACCACGTAGAAGTGCACCAACGTTCTCACCCGCACGACCTTCGTCTAGAAGCTTACGGAACATCTCAACACCAGTACATGTCGTTACTGTTGTCTCTTTGATACCAACGATTTCTACTTCGTCACCTACAGTTAGGATACCGCGCTCGATACGACCAGTAACTACTGTACCACGACCTTGGATAGAGAATACGTCTTCGATAGGCATTAGGAATGGCTGATCGATTGCACGCTCTGGCTCTGGGATGTAAGAATCTAGTGCTTCTGCAAGCTCAACGATCTTCGCTTCCCACTGCTCTTCGCCGTTTAGTGCGCCTAGTGCAGAACCTTGGATAACTGGTAGGTCATCACCTGGGAAATCGTACTCAGATAGAAGTTCACGAACTTCCATTTCTACTAGTTCTA encodes:
- the tuf gene encoding elongation factor Tu, encoding MSKEKFERTKPHVNVGTIGHVDHGKTTLTAAICTTLSKVYGGEAKDFASIDNAPEERERGITIATSHVEYDTPTRHYAHVDCPGHADYVKNMITGAAQMDGGILVVAATDGPMPQTREHILLGRQVGIPYIIVFMNKCDMVDDEELLELVEMEVRELLSEYDFPGDDLPVIQGSALGALNGEEQWEAKIVELAEALDSYIPEPERAIDQPFLMPIEDVFSIQGRGTVVTGRIERGILTVGDEVEIVGIKETTVTTCTGVEMFRKLLDEGRAGENVGALLRGTKRDEVERGQVLAAPKSINPHTKFESEVYVLSKDEGGRHTPFFKGYRPQFYFRTTDVTGNIELPEGVEMVMPGDNIKMTVELIAPIAMDEGLRFAIREGGRTVGAGVVAKIFD